One Penaeus vannamei isolate JL-2024 chromosome 27, ASM4276789v1, whole genome shotgun sequence genomic window carries:
- the LOC113800750 gene encoding cuticle protein CP1499 isoform X2, producing MVILAVLGVCSGYNWQAFHGVYGAPYQRKWTGPVAATVPAGVDGTITPVSDTYEVSAARNAFFKAYNAQLAAVGAYRYPLYHPTTPTVYLNSASPAAHHSVLTYSAAPAPVRDTPAVAAAKADFFRLYNLQAAAAAAAPDYDAPRYYY from the exons ATG GTCATTCTGGCAGTGCTGGGCGTGTGCTCTGGCTACAACTGGCAGGCCTTCCATGGCGTGTACGGCGCTCCCTACCAGCGGAAGTGGACCGGACCCGTGGCAGCCACCGTCCCGGCGGGCGTCGACGGTACCATCACCCCGGTATCTGATACCTACGAGGTGAGCGCCGCACGTAATGCCTTCTTCAAGGCATACAACGCCCAGCTGGCTGCCGTGGGCGCGTACCGTTACCCCCTCTATCACCCAACTACCCCAACTGTGTACCTCAATTCAGCATCGCCCGCCGCCCACCACTCCGTCCTCACCTACAGCGCTGCACCTGCTCCTGTTCGTGACACGCCCGCCGTGGCCGCCGCCAAGGCTGATTTCTTCCGCCTGTACAACCTGCAGGCGGCAGCAGCAGCCGCGGCTCCGGACTATGATGCCCCTCGCTACTATTATTAA
- the LOC113800750 gene encoding cuticle protein CP1499 isoform X1, whose protein sequence is MKSVVILAVLGVCSGYNWQAFHGVYGAPYQRKWTGPVAATVPAGVDGTITPVSDTYEVSAARNAFFKAYNAQLAAVGAYRYPLYHPTTPTVYLNSASPAAHHSVLTYSAAPAPVRDTPAVAAAKADFFRLYNLQAAAAAAAPDYDAPRYYY, encoded by the exons ATGAAGTCTGTG GTCATTCTGGCAGTGCTGGGCGTGTGCTCTGGCTACAACTGGCAGGCCTTCCATGGCGTGTACGGCGCTCCCTACCAGCGGAAGTGGACCGGACCCGTGGCAGCCACCGTCCCGGCGGGCGTCGACGGTACCATCACCCCGGTATCTGATACCTACGAGGTGAGCGCCGCACGTAATGCCTTCTTCAAGGCATACAACGCCCAGCTGGCTGCCGTGGGCGCGTACCGTTACCCCCTCTATCACCCAACTACCCCAACTGTGTACCTCAATTCAGCATCGCCCGCCGCCCACCACTCCGTCCTCACCTACAGCGCTGCACCTGCTCCTGTTCGTGACACGCCCGCCGTGGCCGCCGCCAAGGCTGATTTCTTCCGCCTGTACAACCTGCAGGCGGCAGCAGCAGCCGCGGCTCCGGACTATGATGCCCCTCGCTACTATTATTAA
- the LOC113800768 gene encoding uncharacterized protein, whose amino-acid sequence MQTERITIVLFTLFLLPSGQALRCYGCTGHDPSKPYNVISNNPACADGQFDATKLQVYSSNSNRFVCYAITYTNGASQVTQRYMTDLTSSRVGVERTTRTTFKGYYCPDELCNSEDTNAGALPCLAAPLLPLLLLTCLCSLR is encoded by the exons ATGCAGACGGAAAGAATAACGATAGTTCTATTCACTTTATTCTTATTACCCTCAG GTCAAGCGCTGAGGTGTTATGGCTGCACAGGTCACGACCCATCGAAGCCTTACAATGTCATCAGCAACAATCCCGCATGCGCAGATGGACAATTTGATGCCACCAAGTTACAAGTGTATTCAAGTAACAGCAATCGTTTCGTGTGTTACGCGATCACATACACCAATG GCGCGTCGCAGGTGACCCAGCGCTACATGACGGACCTCACCAGCTCCCGCGTCGGCGTCGAAAGAACAACCAGAACGACATTCAAAGGTTATTACTGCCCCGACGAACTCTGCAATAGCGAAGACACGAACGCTGGCGCCCTCCCTTGCCTCGCCGCGCccttgctgccgctgctgctgctgactTGCCTGTGCTCTCTTCGCTGA